From Heteronotia binoei isolate CCM8104 ecotype False Entrance Well chromosome 17, APGP_CSIRO_Hbin_v1, whole genome shotgun sequence, one genomic window encodes:
- the FGFR1OP2 gene encoding FGFR1 oncogene partner 2: MSCTIEKALADAKALVEQLREHDSAAEALIEQTTALNKRVEAMKQYQEEIQELNEVARHRPRSSLVLSIQQENRQIRELQQENKELRTSLEEHQSALELIMSKYREQMFRLLTAGKKDDPGIIMKLKEQHSKELQVHVDQITEMAAVMRKAIEIDDQQGCKEQERIFQLEQENKGLREILQITRESFLNLKKEDASESTSLSVLVTNSDLSLRKS; encoded by the exons ATGAGTTgcacaattgagaaggccctagcaGACGCCAAAGCACTTGTGGAGCAACTGAGAGAGCACGACAGTGCAGCAGAAGCCCTGATCGAACAGACAACGGCTCTCAACAAACGAGTGGAAGCAATGAAGCAG tACCAGGAAGAAATTCAAGAATTGAATGAGGTAGCAAGACACAGGCCTCGCTCTTCATTGGTTTTGAGTATCCAGCAGGAAAACAGGCAGATCAGGGAACTGCAACAAGAAAATAAAG AATTACGCACATCTCTTGAAGAACATCAGTCTGCACTGGAGCTAATAATGAGCAAATACAGAGAGCAGATGTTTAGACTGCTCACGGCCGGCaaaaaagatgatccaggtaTTATAATGAAGTTAAAGGAGCAGCACTCAAAG GAGCTACAAGTCCATGTGGATCAAATTACAGAAATGGCAGCAGTGatgcggaaagcgattgaaattGATGACCAACAGGGCTGCAAAGAACAAGAACGAATTTTCCAACTAGAA CAAGAAAACAAAGGACTGAGAGAAATCCTGCAGATAACAAGAGAGTCATTCCTGAATCTCAAGAAAGAAGATGCATCAGAAAGTACCTCTCTGTCAGTATTAGTAACAAACAGTGACTTGAGCCTTAGGAAGAGCTGA